ttccattcttccaataaattttaaaatcaagtCCCCTTCCCCCTTAATGCTCCCTGtcattataataattttgtttttttaatgctataGAGGGTACCTGACAGGAGTGACACAGTATAGGCATGTTAAGTTTGgccttttttaatttctttgcatttaatggatattcatttcattttcagattGTCTGTCGGAGTGTCACACCCCTTGGTGATGACGTAAAAGAAAAGATCTCACTTTTCTGCCATGTTGCACCAGAGCAGGTAAGCATCAGCTGTTTACATATTTCGTGTCCCTTTTCATTTGTCAGAAAAGCCAgcatgaagaagtgcagaacATAGGTCTAAGTATTAAAAAAGTCCGTCTTAAtttttgaaatggaaaaaacaTATGGACTTTCTACCTCTTGAGATCAGATGTGACTATGAGGCTATACTCCAAGGAGAAAAAGcgatgttatttatatattttggaACTACTGACTCCCTTCATGCCATCTGGTGACTGAAGCTTGATCTACATCTGATTCTATGCCCTGCAGTCCCAACAATCAAAACCAAGTGATTCTTGTCATATCCATGACCAGTGACCTCAATCCTAAGCCACATAGTTCTTAGCATCCTTATCCAGCACAGCAAAGCAGGGTCTCAGTGGATACCTGTTTAAGTTAGGCATATAGGGAACTCGTTCATAACTACAGACCTCCGCTTCCTACAAGAAGTCGAGGCTGTCTTGCAAAGAAAATGACATCGGACTGGAGGGCTAAGAAACTAAAAGCTTTTACATAACAGCTAGGCCTGGCCTGGCCAGGAGGAGCCAAACTACCATGTTCTGTTGTAATAATCCATCATGGTTGCAAGCTGACGTCTGTATGTCTTTTCAGTGTTGGTATATCATGTTCAATGTTACAGTGAGGTGTGTACATTGTTGATCTTTGATCATATTTTGGCTTGATTATATTTATGCAGAACATCTTGAAATTTTTAAGATTATAAACAGATTTAGTTTGTGATAATTACTTTGCAGGAAGATTGTCCTGTGTTATTAAAGTTTCAGATAATGTAGTTTACATGCACACTTCATTTCACAGGTATACTGTGTGCATGATGTCACATCTATCTACCGTGTTCCACTGCTGTTAGAATCACAAGGAGCCACAGACTTTTTGATCGATCGATTACATTTAAAGGTGCCAAATCCACAGTCTCGCAGGCCCATGATGCGTTGGAAAGAACTTGCTGACAGGTGAGTGTCTTTTAGGGGGGAAATTTGAGGTCAACAGAGAGAAATAACAGAAGTCAACAGTAATGCTTTGGAGTACAAATATTTGCACACAACATTCCAGGAAAGCTTAAGTTGGGGTCCATATTGAGCAAGAATATATTCCTGAATGCATAAGTCTACAGTGAAATTACGTTGACTTTCACGCCTTACAGATATGATCGCCTGCTGAAAGAAGTCACCATTGTTCTGGTTGGCAAATACACTAAGCTAGAGGATGCCTATGCATCTGTTATCAAGGCTCTCCAACATGctgcactggctgccagtcaCAGGCTTGATTTAAAGGTATCAGAAACTTTTTTGTCTTGATTCAAAATTTTTGTCTTGATTTAAGAGGaaatgatgcaaaacatttttctgataaaCAGTGATGAATATCCTAGTGAGTTCAGATTCTAAAAATTTATCTAACGTGATTATAAAGAACAGCTGAGCAAAGGATGGGAGGAAACAGTAATTGTTTGGCTCACATTTCAGTACATAGAAGCTGATGATTTGGAGCCTGCCATGTTGCATGAAGATCCTCAGAAATACCATGAGGCATGGAAAGAGCTTGTGGGTGCCAAGTAAGTTCTTTCAGTAATAGAGCAGTTTGTGGAAGCAGACTTAATGGGCAATTGTTTTGGTAGCAGCtttatgtttttgattttatgtaTGATGGAATTTAAGGGGCTGGTCAAATTGCTACATGTAGTTCAGTGGCAATCCATGATGTGTTTTAGTCTGCATCATGCAGAATCTGGGGTTCACCAGAATCATGTGATAAGCTGGTACACAGTTGTTTAATgtagatttcattttttatacaGCAATTCTTAATCTGAAAtctttttaaagtgaatttgggtttttttttcccccttagtGGAATCTTGGTACCAGGTGGCTTTGGGGGTCGAGGAGTGGAAGGAAAAATTCTTGCAGCTCATTGGGCCCGCACTCGAAACATTCCTTATTTAGGTGAGGATAATATTGCTTTTCTgtgtaaaatgacattttatattttatactgaCACTGTTAGTTTAAGGTACATATGCTTTATCTTCAACCTCTTGAACTGTCTTGACTGTCTTACTTCCATCGGCTATCCAAGTTTTATAACAagtgaaaatgatgaaagttgatgatatgtttttcttttacaaatacaaGGCGTTTGCCTTGGTATGCAGTGTGCTGTGATAGAATTTGCACGCAACATCCTCGGCCACAAGGACGCTAACTCTGCTGAGTTTGACAGTGACACAAAAAATCCTGTGGTTAGTATTGCAATTAAGAGAAGGTTATAATGACTCATAgctgccattttgtttttaggCCAAGAGAATACGCGCATTTATTTATAGCTTTGTCTTGGTCATAACTAGAACATAAGAATGAGGCTAGGAGTATCAAATGAGATCTTTCATGGCTTTTAGTTTCTTAGATACCGATGCAAAAGGCCAGGTCCTATGAAAAGTACTCAGGTATATGTGCtttaatcagggcttctgcttacgcaaaaaattgcgtactgtacgcattaaaagttcagaagaccccttcaattttcgtcaatggggtccccttcaaatttgggcgaagaacagggaccccttaaaaatctgaagaaggggtccctgggatcCCAAAGAATTtcgccttagcagaagccctgttaatTATAAATGGTTTTCTTGACTTCAACAAAAAGACAGTTCatatttcatcttttaaaagatttccttgagaaatgaaacagattttttatgCATTGATTAAGTATACCTTCTGACAAAGACTGCTATGTTGTATATTTGATAGTTTAAAGTATGGTTATGATTGTAACCTTCAGGTGATAGAAATGCCAGAGCACAATCCTGGTCAGTTGGGGGGAACAATGCGTCTGGGGAAACGCAAGACAGTCTTCAAAACAGAGAATTCTGTTATACGTAAGCATTGTGTTTAACAGATGTATAACTAATAGCAAAATATGTTATCATTTGTAATGCATATATAAAGTTTCAGGATGGGCATACATGGTTACTAGTTTGCCCAGTAATATTTGAAGCAGAGGAATGTGAATGCAGTGCTGtgacattttaataacaaaatatatacatatatattcattttcttttattatgacTCCTGTATGAGGAGGCTTCACAGTCAGCTGGTTAATTTGGTTAGTCTGATTTAGGTCAGATTTCCTGTTAAAAGTGTGTGACTGAAAATCTGatatttaatttacttttgtgttttCAGGCAAGTTGTATGGAAAGAGTGAAATTGTGGAGGAGCGCCATAGACATCGATACGAGGTTTGTAATCATAAATATACAAAGTCTGGCAAACATAATCTGTGACAAACACATGATCAGTTTTCAGGTGTTTTTGAAAATTGaatgagtttttgttttgacaactgcaaggcttttttttttaccactgaATATTTCATGTTATTAGTGGTTATCTAAAGGCTTACACATTAATGATTTCAAAACCTGTCGTGCAGTAAACCTCCCCTAGTTGACCTTGCTGTAAATGTCTGACTCTTTAGATGGTTGTGGGAGGTAAGGTGATAAAAATTTGGCCTCAACATATTTGATGCTCTAACACGTCTCTCCCCTACAACAAAATGGCCAAAAGACTACACccactttttcaaaacaattttcagctGAAAGCATGCTTCTCttattgatatttaaaatttaaaaaaaatagactttTAGTCTTGCTCTTTATTTTCAAGAGTGTGTACATTTGACATACTATCTGCTTACAAGAATATATACATTTGTTGTTCAGGTAAACCCAAAATATGTCAGTCAGCTGGAGGATAATGGCTTGCGTTTTGTGGGACGAAGTGAAGATGGAGAACGAATGGAGATTATGGAACTGGAAAGTATgcattattctatttttttaatacatatgaTAAGATTATATTCTTGTGTCTTGTAAAAGTTTACTGTCAAGCCTACTCTTTTAGGAAATGTGcaacatgtttaaaaatgtatgagAAAAAACTACACCAGGGTAATAAAAAGATGATGAGAACTGGTAGTAATATTGTCAGATGCCACAGTTTCATTCAGGGCTAAGGATATAATGATGGCTAGAACCAACATGCaaaatttttatgtcttcttcatAATGTACCCAATGAtatgactatgtggagatcaccctctagctacctcaaatccagctgtccaaacccGTTCCGGTCAAACGACCACAGACAATAAGACTTAAAAACAATTCAGCCTCCCTCCCATACCTGTCATGCTAATGAACATTCAACTTGTTTTTCACCTGGCTTCaggagcggcccggtggcgcaacggttagcgcctgtcaccaatacagtgaaggttggctgcccagagttcatttctcgtctcgggcacgctgttctttctctgcacgtggcatctgtttacagggctggctgcttgccgtaatatagcctcagttgctggcacggcgtaaaacaccaatccccccccccccccttcaccTGGCTTCAGGCAATTAAGATGTGTTGCAGCTACCTCGTTATTGTTGTCTTTTGGATGTACCAGTGCGTCCTGTGAAGTACAGCAAAGGCTACATTACATGCTAATGTCTTTTTAgaatttgcatttaaaatattcagctttttgtttttggtcaaGCAATTTTTTAGCAGTTATTTCAGACTTCTTAATGGCTTTGCTATTTTAAATTAATCTGTTGCTGCTTTGTCAACCTTAGTTGGTTTTCTTCTGTTGTCCTTAGGCCATCCATACTTTGTCGGAGTGCAGTACCATCCTGAATACCTTTCCAGACCAATGAAGTGTTCTGCCCCTTACCTTGGCCTACTTCTAGCCAGCTGCAACAAACTGCAGCAGTATGCAAGTCGTGGATTTCGCCCCTCACCCCGCATGTCCTTCTGTGAAGACTCGGACAGTGACAATGTTTCAGATGAGGTTGAATCACTCACATCTTCTGTGTCTAAAGTTGACTTGGAAGGAGAACTTGTAATTTCGTCTTcataataaaagatttattttgttgccCATTTGTATTCTTATGTGTATCCTATGTAGCATtgcacattatttaaaataagtgaTTGTCAGATAAAAAGTCTTTgtattcagtttttttaattattttgttattgtagtaAAATGGGTGACTGCGAGTGCTTCAAACTATGCTTCACGTgggaaaaaaatcccttttaataaactatttttgtgtTATCTTTATAATTATGTGATTTAGCATATggtttatttcttaaaaattttaatcttcTGTAGTGATTGTGGGGGAAAAGATTTGAGAATGTTAAAATTCCTGAAAAGTATTTGGAGGGggagtgcatgcatgtgtgtgagcaagTGAGAGAGATAAGAAATTGAAAGCACAGGGTTTAGCACAAGTTCAAACTAACATTTCTTCAAGTTCAAATCACCCATTCACAGACTGGCATGTTTTGACTGATTTAGTATAATATATTAGTAAATAATGAGACTAAAAAGGTGGCTTTTTAAATTCCAGTTAGCCCATATATTTGGGAAATTATAACTTCCACTTGGAACCTTGCAaagttttgtgtaaatatatctTGATAACTTCTCCCTATCAGATAGGCAATTTTGCACATTGTAGTTAACATTGTATAATAttaatcaaacaacaaaattatttcctgGATATAAGTCATCAATGTTTTGACCGTGGATTGCCACTGATTAGCCTTGCTGTGTATGAGGGACAGAATGATTGATGAGTTATGCACATCCATTTATTATGCATTGAACTGTACATAGGTTTTGTGTGACATATCTTGAAAAAATTGGATACTAAATAAGCTTGAAAGAGACAGTAAGATTAGAGAGGAAAGTTCAGCAGGATGAGGTTGTTTAATATAGAATGAATCTCTTGCCCACCAGAGACAGACCACAAATTAGAATGAATGTGAAAGCCTGTCTTGCAATTTAACAGTGATATCTATTTCATGTACATATCAAAGAGTGATTTGATTTTGTATATTACATTCacattattgtatattttagcTTTGTCATCCCCtgaatgttttaaacatttttttttcaatttttgtaaaggcttaaaatgtataaataaatatattacaaagATTTATGTTTTGCTTGTACATCTGCATGCTGCAGAAAGCTACACAATCTCACTCGTGACTCAGGcacttcttcatcttttctcgGTATATTGGGCTTGAGTAAAATTTCACAATAAATGCTGTCCGGCAAAAACCTACTggtgaacagtgttcactaCACACTTTCTGTCACCGTTAACACTTTCCAGCTAAAGCTCAATGTTCTAATccattcaacatacactttcAGTCCATGTGCCACCTATAAGGgttaaacattacaaaaaacaaaaaacaacaacaccccccccaaaaaaaaaaaacaaacagcagacacaGACTATGGTCAGTGACAAAGTAGCAGTAGTCATATCACTATAGTTCCTTTGTTCTGTATGGGGTTTGTGACACCTATAAGGGTTGTGCCACCAACTTTAATTCTGTGCCATTCTCTTGCCTATCCTTAGATgttatttctttaaactttCCTCTCCTACCACCTAGTACTGTTACTTCTGGATTGGCACAGCTAGTTCTGCGGTTCTTAATATACATATGCCTTGTTATACATCCGTTTTGTCAGTTCACTGTTGATGTCTATGCCAACAGCCATCATACCATGAGCATTGCTTCCCAGCCGCCTTTGAGTTGGTAATGCTAGATGTATGCACTAAGTATCCCAATTAAGTTGTCATTATCATGAAACTTCATGGGTTAGTGACCCGAGGATGTCTGCATACACATACGTCTGCATATGAGCACACGTGTCATGTGCCACTGAACTgcctaaaacaagaaacaaaaaaccatAATGAGTATCATAAATAGCTTGTTATTTGTGTATTATACAGTAAAACCTTGATCTCTGTTAAAACTTGCTAGAATTCAACTTAAATCAGGACTTAACTGAGAGAGGTTCTAATAAGGAGAGCAACCTGTCTGCTTTGATTCCGCAAACCACGACTTAAAACACTTGTACAGGACCAGTTAAGGCAGGTTTTGAGCAGTAGGGAATgagtaaatataaatgatagcaagaaaaaaaaaaccagtttagAATTAAGATTCTTTATTGATCAACagggaaaataaaacatgttgtGGGAGTTAACATTTTTCAACTTCACGTACTCAAGACTTGTGTGTACGTGTTATCTATTATTCTTACTTGAACgtaaatttgatttttgtggccTTGGTAATTTGATCATTTACCTATAACAAAAACTTAAGCTTATTCATTTGATGATTCGTGAACAAAGCAAGGATCCGCGAGTATAGGATATAGGATTTTGTTCGTGGacaaattgaagaaaaaagaggaaaaaagcgTGGTTTGTTTTGTGCCTGAGAGTTGTCCTCGCTATTTATGGTTCGGGAATAATCGTCACTTCCGCTTTCAGAACACACGTGTGAAGTAGGccgatgtgtttgtgtgtgttttcagctGGATACGATCGAGCCTTGTAATCTGCAAATATGGGGAGGTCTCATAAAGAGACCAACACCTACAGGGTAAATTTTACTTCTTGTGCTGTTGGCTACAGATTGCTGAACGTTAATAGTCGTCgtgttttcagtctttttttggCAGATTGCAACCACGTTTCTGTTTACTCAATATTTGGCCGATTTTAATACGTACAGTGCTTTCTGTAATTCATAGTTAAATTTGTCTGGCTAAATAAGCACTGGTAATGTGTAATGaccataattttgtttttgtgtcatCATTTGCTAGTTGTTTTCTACATCATTTTATTAGACCTAATAATTAAAAGTTGCGAACATTCATAATGAAGCAAACCAAAAACTGACAAATGATTGTTATTACTAATGTTTAAAAATCGTATTTATAGCATAAAAGCAGAATCGCAGTCTATTACAAATATTCACGAAACGAAAATTTACATACATCACTCGCAAAGGTTTGATCTTTCAGACACAACACTTCAAATCCTGATaactttgtttggctgactgaATAGAAtctaaattaatattattcCTTTGTTGATGATAGTTAAACCATTAATATCTGTTAAGTTTCTCACTACTAcaaaaatttcttgttttggtgtattgagcttcaaaaaaaaaatgagagcaTGTttaacagtttgtttacttattttgcagtttcaaaatttttctgAACGAATTGCTTATATGCACTTTGATGTTGCTCatcacacacataaacagacTGAAGGATATCCTGAGGTTCGTGTTTATTTCGTTCACTTTGGTTGAAATTgataatttctattttattattgatggtttttatatttctgtataaTTTGGTACAGTTGAACCTCGGCTAACgaccacaatccgttctggaaaatAGGTTGGtatctgaaacaatttttcccataagaaataaaggaaatagatttaattggttcccagcccctgtttaCTTACTAATatatgaaagttacaggctgtatccCTGGGAGCAAACTGGTCTTGATTATGTGCAGTGGTAAAAGCTGTTACATGTATTTAGGTGTAAAAAGTATTGAACATGTTCCTGAAATAAGTGGAATCACTGTCAACTAAAGTTGTTTTAACATTCAGTTTAAAATTAGTTTCACTACTCATAACAAATTTTAGATAATCCaaagattttttattgttttggctTTGATTGTGTTTAGTCTCATTTCTGGTTTGTTACATACCCTGTACATTGCAGTCGGACCAGTCTTTCTTTAGAAATGCCATTGCCAAATGGGTGGATCTCAACTGTACACAGAATTTCTGTAAGCACTATTGCTAAAATTCTAGAATCCTTTAATAGAATAAGATAAAACAGAATGTATGTGACATTCTTAAGAATATACTTTTGAACTGGCTAATACCTGCATCATATTTGTAAATGGCAATGCAGCAATATCACTTATCATTCATTGTAagcactttcttttatttaaaaatactaacatTAAAAGATTCAATAACAAGACCATAAATAATATAAGGTAAGAGATTTGATACTAACACGCCACTTATGTTATTTCCCTTGGAAAGGCATTAATCTTGtggtaaaatgtaaatatatataatgtaaatacaTATATTCCAAAAAAAGACACAATTTTCAGTTAAAACTAAACTTTTGTCAGTCATTTCTCCTagtttcaaaagaaatgttCCTAAGTTGTGAAAGGTAGTCGAGAAATggtttttattaataataattttattaataattattattgtgtatttttatggtATGTGCCAGAAATCCTAGATACTAGGCTAGTTATGAATTGCATATTATCATGTTTCTTATGTTTGCAGTTGTGTGCTACACAACAAATCTGAGTGAACATCTTTAAATTACTTCTTTTCAGATAAAGGTAGTCTGTGAGCATTGTCTGCTTATGCAAATGGTAGTCCAGTGGTATTGTCTCTTTCAAAAGTTGGTTACCTTGTGGTTCTCTTTGTTTCAGGTGACTTTAGAGAAGAGATATCTAAATTCCCATGTGACACCTTTGTTCAACTTGTACACCATGCTGTGAGTTGTGgagtttcattttcatgtcatttttgttAGACTTGCATGTTTGTCAGTTTTATTGCATGTTATATCCATACAGCAGACTCACAATAGGTGaagtaaaatgtacaaaattgcACAGCTTTGTATCTTCAGGGCTTGGTTAAAAGTCTCATTGTTAGGATTCCTTAAAAATCCAGTGGTCATTTAAGTACCAATTTGTAGTATAGCAAATAATAGATGTAATATTTATAGAAGATATAAATTTCCATTAGCCAAAGCTCGATCAACTTCAGTGGTGAGATGGTGATTAATTTTGGATATAAATACTACAGATAGGGCATAACTGTTCAGATAAGCTAACTGTTGTACAGCATCTCAATGACATGCTGAAATTTCTACAATATCTTCAGGAAAAGAGGCCATGGCTGGGCAAAGATCAGCAGTCACTTATGTGTCTACGCAAGTGCTAAACATTGTTATCTTTTCAGGCATTAGAGATAGTGctgtgaaattaaaaacaactgtCCTTATTGATGCTTGCCATGCAtgtggttttcattttttaaaactgtgtgaAGTCTGAATACTTTACTAGTGTTCAAATTGTAAGTAAAATGTCGTTTTGGA
The sequence above is a segment of the Pomacea canaliculata isolate SZHN2017 linkage group LG6, ASM307304v1, whole genome shotgun sequence genome. Coding sequences within it:
- the LOC112566587 gene encoding CTP synthase 1-like is translated as MKYILVTGGVISGVGKGVIASSIGTILRSCGIRVTAIKIDPYINIDAGTFSPYEHGEVFVLDDGGEVDLDLGNYERFLDVTLHRDNNITTGKIYQQVINRERRGDYLGKTVQVVPHITDAIQEWVMRVSKIPVDGDNKVPEVCLIELGGVIGDIEGMPFVEAFRQFQFRVKRENIICVHVSLIPQPKATGEQKTKPTQSSVRELRGLGISPDIIVCRSVTPLGDDVKEKISLFCHVAPEQVYCVHDVTSIYRVPLLLESQGATDFLIDRLHLKVPNPQSRRPMMRWKELADRYDRLLKEVTIVLVGKYTKLEDAYASVIKALQHAALAASHRLDLKYIEADDLEPAMLHEDPQKYHEAWKELVGANGILVPGGFGGRGVEGKILAAHWARTRNIPYLGVCLGMQCAVIEFARNILGHKDANSAEFDSDTKNPVVIEMPEHNPGQLGGTMRLGKRKTVFKTENSVIRKLYGKSEIVEERHRHRYEVNPKYVSQLEDNGLRFVGRSEDGERMEIMELESHPYFVGVQYHPEYLSRPMKCSAPYLGLLLASCNKLQQYASRGFRPSPRMSFCEDSDSDNVSDEVESLTSSVSKVDLEGELVISSS